Proteins from one Geomonas agri genomic window:
- a CDS encoding MotE family protein has translation MKKLIGALVLILIALPLLWNERDIFQAQAAEVKNPPRSLTSESAALEAKRQQLAQKEAALAAKEAALNQLSAKLDARVAELNAAKKGIEESLTAKKKQDDDRYKKMIKIYKGLKPEEAGTLLNKLDEKMVIQMLNQMDQKTAVKLIPFINQPRVLEWTRLNLAGQ, from the coding sequence GTGAAAAAGTTGATAGGCGCGCTGGTGCTTATTCTCATTGCCCTGCCGCTGTTATGGAACGAACGCGACATCTTCCAGGCCCAGGCGGCCGAGGTGAAGAACCCGCCCCGCTCGCTCACCAGCGAAAGCGCGGCCCTCGAGGCCAAGCGGCAGCAGTTGGCGCAGAAGGAGGCGGCGCTCGCCGCCAAGGAAGCGGCCCTGAACCAGCTCTCCGCCAAGCTGGACGCCCGGGTGGCGGAGCTGAACGCGGCCAAGAAGGGGATCGAGGAGTCTCTCACCGCCAAGAAGAAGCAGGACGACGACCGCTACAAGAAGATGATCAAGATCTACAAGGGGCTGAAGCCTGAGGAGGCGGGGACGCTGCTCAACAAGCTGGACGAGAAGATGGTGATCCAGATGTTGAACCAGATGGACCAGAAGACCGCCGTCAAGTTGATCCCTTTCATCAACCAGCCCAGGGTCCTCGAGTGGACCAGGCTGAACCTCGCCGGGCAGTGA
- the fliJ gene encoding flagellar export protein FliJ, which produces MAGQEFRLEQVLKFRKEVEKMHQLELAAAKQQHESARERLKNEKAMMEQLEQECAQRQMSGIEAKDLQLYGDFSRRKAQEIHQLRESLVLLEKAVQEKREALLAAAKEKKALEVFKEKKMRDLRMEQLNRERAFLDEIAVQGRGHK; this is translated from the coding sequence ATGGCAGGACAGGAATTCAGGCTCGAACAGGTGCTCAAGTTCCGCAAGGAAGTGGAGAAGATGCACCAGCTGGAACTCGCGGCGGCCAAGCAGCAGCACGAGAGCGCCAGGGAGCGGCTGAAGAACGAGAAGGCCATGATGGAGCAGTTGGAGCAGGAATGCGCCCAGCGGCAGATGAGCGGAATCGAAGCCAAGGACCTGCAGCTCTACGGAGACTTCTCGCGCCGCAAGGCCCAGGAAATCCACCAGTTGCGGGAGAGCCTGGTGCTTTTGGAGAAGGCGGTACAGGAAAAGCGCGAGGCGCTTTTGGCAGCCGCCAAGGAGAAGAAGGCCCTGGAGGTCTTCAAGGAGAAGAAGATGCGCGACCTGCGCATGGAGCAGTTGAACCGGGAACGTGCTTTCCTGGACGAGATAGCCGTCCAGGGGAGGGGGCATAAGTGA
- the fliI gene encoding flagellar protein export ATPase FliI: MVGIDLARYLPVVEAAKPVRFHGKVTQVVGLVIEGYCPETAVGSVCEVHSEGHPSIPAEVVGFRENKTLLMPLGELRGVGLGSVISVRREKAAMGVGPALLGRVIDGLGEPIDDKGPIETIDEYPIYALPVNPMKRRPIRKPLNLGIRPINGLLTCGEGQRVGIMAGSGVGKSTLLGMIARYTEADVNVIALIGERGRELREFIEKDLQAEGLRKSVVVVATSDQPPLVRMRGAYIATTIAEYFQAQGKKVLLMMDSATRFAMAMREVGLAIGEPPTTKGYTPSVFAALPRLLERTGNFQGGSITGLYTVLVEGDDFNEPISDAMRSILDGHIILTRELAARNIYPPIDLLNSASRVMSDVTSREHRALAGQFKETLATYRQAEDMINIGAYKAGSNPKIDLAISRMDQMIAYLKQDVADQVTFEESIEALARIFGAGSLND; encoded by the coding sequence ATAGTGGGGATTGATCTGGCACGCTACCTGCCGGTGGTCGAGGCGGCCAAGCCGGTGCGCTTCCACGGCAAGGTGACCCAGGTGGTCGGCCTGGTCATCGAGGGGTACTGCCCCGAGACCGCGGTAGGGAGCGTGTGCGAGGTGCACTCCGAGGGGCATCCCTCCATTCCCGCCGAGGTGGTCGGTTTCCGGGAGAACAAGACCCTGCTCATGCCGCTGGGTGAGTTGCGCGGCGTGGGACTGGGGAGCGTGATCTCCGTCCGGCGCGAGAAGGCGGCCATGGGAGTGGGCCCGGCGCTGTTGGGGCGCGTCATCGACGGCCTCGGGGAACCCATCGACGACAAGGGCCCCATCGAGACCATTGACGAGTACCCGATCTACGCCCTCCCGGTCAACCCGATGAAAAGGCGCCCGATCAGGAAGCCCTTGAACCTGGGCATCCGCCCCATCAACGGTCTGTTGACCTGTGGCGAGGGACAGCGGGTCGGCATCATGGCCGGCTCGGGCGTCGGCAAATCGACCCTCCTGGGTATGATCGCCCGCTACACCGAGGCCGACGTCAACGTGATCGCCCTGATCGGCGAGCGCGGCCGGGAACTCAGGGAATTCATCGAGAAGGACCTGCAGGCGGAAGGTCTCAGGAAATCGGTCGTGGTGGTGGCGACCTCTGACCAGCCCCCGCTGGTCCGGATGCGTGGTGCCTACATAGCGACCACCATAGCGGAATACTTCCAGGCCCAGGGGAAGAAGGTGCTCCTGATGATGGACTCCGCCACCCGTTTCGCCATGGCGATGCGCGAGGTGGGGCTGGCCATCGGCGAGCCTCCCACCACCAAGGGGTACACCCCGAGCGTGTTCGCGGCGCTGCCGCGGCTTTTGGAGCGTACCGGCAACTTCCAGGGGGGGAGCATCACCGGCCTCTACACGGTCCTGGTCGAGGGGGACGACTTCAACGAACCGATCTCCGACGCGATGCGCAGCATCCTGGACGGGCACATCATCCTGACCCGCGAGCTGGCGGCCAGGAACATCTACCCCCCGATCGACCTGTTGAACAGCGCGAGCCGTGTCATGAGCGATGTGACCAGCCGTGAGCACCGGGCGCTGGCGGGGCAGTTCAAGGAGACCTTGGCCACCTACCGGCAGGCCGAGGATATGATCAACATCGGCGCCTACAAGGCGGGCAGCAACCCGAAGATCGACCTTGCCATTTCCCGGATGGACCAGATGATCGCCTACCTGAAGCAGGACGTGGCCGACCAGGTCACCTTCGAGGAGTCGATCGAGGCACTGGCCCGGATCTTCGGAGCAGGCAGCCTGAACGATTAG
- a CDS encoding FliH/SctL family protein: MSSSKIIRKGFESAAYTLEPLGGVLVPPAGQEVFRPIQLGGEEQAAQAEEEEEPEIPPAVIAEDEALRRIQQAHVEGIKKGRQQAEEDLAKVSEALAQALLSTGALRAQLMHDAEEDLLKLSVLIARKVMMRELSLDPGLVAGLVHGAVELAADEGEIVVRLNPEEYQVVAYSPQFQALTRDRKKIALREDPALGPASCLVETVRGNIDAGLDAQLEEIMRRLSEERNTRREEEDSGD; this comes from the coding sequence ATGTCCTCGTCTAAGATCATCAGGAAGGGGTTCGAGTCGGCGGCTTACACCCTGGAGCCGCTGGGGGGCGTGCTGGTCCCGCCGGCCGGGCAGGAAGTCTTCCGTCCCATCCAGCTCGGCGGGGAAGAACAAGCCGCTCAGGCCGAGGAAGAAGAGGAACCCGAGATCCCACCGGCCGTGATCGCCGAGGACGAGGCCCTGAGAAGGATCCAGCAGGCGCACGTCGAGGGGATCAAGAAGGGGCGGCAGCAGGCCGAGGAGGATCTGGCCAAAGTGAGCGAGGCGCTGGCCCAGGCGCTCCTCTCCACCGGCGCGCTGCGGGCCCAGCTCATGCACGACGCGGAGGAGGACCTGCTCAAGCTCTCGGTGCTGATTGCCCGCAAGGTGATGATGCGCGAGCTCTCCCTGGACCCTGGCCTGGTCGCCGGGCTGGTGCACGGGGCGGTGGAACTGGCCGCCGACGAGGGGGAGATCGTGGTGCGGTTGAACCCCGAGGAGTACCAGGTGGTGGCCTACTCTCCGCAGTTCCAGGCGCTCACCCGGGACAGGAAGAAGATCGCGCTGCGCGAGGACCCGGCCCTGGGGCCGGCGAGCTGCCTGGTCGAGACGGTGCGTGGCAACATCGACGCCGGGCTCGACGCTCAGCTCGAGGAGATCATGCGCCGGCTCTCCGAGGAGAGGAACACGCGCCGGGAGGAAGAAGATAGTGGGGATTGA